A region from the Populus trichocarpa isolate Nisqually-1 chromosome 18, P.trichocarpa_v4.1, whole genome shotgun sequence genome encodes:
- the LOC7458990 gene encoding pentatricopeptide repeat-containing protein At5g48910: protein MRERSLVLWTTEMSGYIQALSPHVHVEDFELGRVAHTLIVTYRMIVNGFLGNAGDLMKFAYLLSKKNEVDMDAMLGTALIDMAFEIFSQIIYQNVFVCTATIAAYSMEGHALEATSLNLEMEERGVKPDHETFIALLTACSHGGLVDKGYKYFNRLADIEGRLLMKQELSDTTSQHSEGWPINNQGNCPFRVVNSVGVCRDCHSVMKIISQACDREIVIEDNYRFHRFKDGYCFCKDYW, encoded by the exons ATGAGGGAGAGGAGCTTGGTGTTGTGGACTACGGAGATGTCTGGTTATATTCAAG CACTTTCACCTCATGTTCATGTAGAAGACTTTGAATTAGGAAGAGTTGCTCATACCTTGATTGTGACATACAGAATGATTGTGAATGGATTTCTTGGGAATGCTGGAGACTTGATGAAGTTTGCATATCTTTTGAGCA AGAAGAACGAGGTTGATATGGATGCTATGCTGGGAACTGCCTTAATTGACATGGCCTTTGAAATCTTTTCTCAAATAATTTACCAGAACGTATTTGTTTGTACTGCTACGATAGCAGCATATTCCATGGAGGGGCATGCCCTGGAAGCAACAAGTCTTAACTTGGAAATGGAGGAAAGAGGAGTAAAACCAGACCATGAAACTTTCATTGCTCTTCTCACAGCTTGTAGCCATGGAGGTTTAGTTGATAAAGGCTACAAGTATTTCAACAGATTGGCT GATATAGAGGGAAGATTGCTCATGAAACAGGAACTATCAGATACCACATCTCAACATAGCGAAGGTTGGCCTATAAACAACCAAGGAAACTGTCCATTCCGGGTTGTGAATAGTGTTGGAGTTTGTAGAGATTGTCATTCGGTTATGAAAATCATATCTCAGGCCTGTGATAGAGAAATAGTTATCGAGGATAATTATAGGTTCCATAGATTCAAAGATGGATATTGCTTCTGTAAAGATTACTGGTGA
- the LOC7458989 gene encoding FCS-Like Zinc finger 10 isoform X1, with product MLCDLQDNGNFGFSKKGFVAMLRKRTRSLKKDQQTGQLTMSDSGSESYFQPDNNMGHSHKANSFFTVPGLFVGLSHKGLSDCDSVRSPTSPLDSRMFSNIGNPHKSLRSSHGGQQKSWDCNKVGLSILDSLDDDDDDDDGKGYGKVLQSSESKNILFGPRVRSKTANFQSHTDPFQAPKSLPRNFAIFPRTLTKSPLQKDSSDVLFEIGEGPFESETFGRIRSCSLDSCRSFSSMSRLAGQNLKASSLNFSLHNITTQVDCPPQLLGGSSNTNNFSNTNLTYTPMSASSGNGFISSLSASEIELSEDYTCVISHGPNPKTTHIYGGCILECHSNDFSNFGKNKEKEIGLAQAATCSKIPSSFPSEDFLSFCYYCNKKLDEGKDIYIYRGEKAFCSLSCRSEEIMIDEELENTTSKSAVDVPTSSSWKGLFETGHH from the exons ATGTTGTGTGATCTTCAAG ATAACGGGAATTTTGGTTTTTCCAAGAAGGGTTTTGTGGCAATGTTGAGGAAGAGAACCAGGTCACTCAAGAAAGATCAACAAACGGGTCAGTTGACAATGTCTGATTCTGGTTCTGAGTCATATTTCCAACCTGATAATAACATGGGGCACAGTCACAAAGCTAACTCCTTTTTCACTGTCCCTGGCTTGTTTGTTGGGTTAAGCCATAAGGGCTTATCAGATTGTGATTCTGTTAGGAGCCCTACATCTCCCTTGGATAGTAGGATGTTTTCGAACATAGGAAACCCCCATAAGTCCTTAAGGTCATCCCATGGTGGGCAACAGAAGAGCTGGGATTGTAACAAAGTAGGTTTGAGCATTTTAGATTCACttgatgacgacgacgacgacgacgatggGAAAGGATATGGCAAAGTTCTCCAATCATCAGAGAGTAAGAACATTCTTTTTGGACCCCGAGTGCGAAGTAAAACCGCTAATTTTCAATCCCATACCGATCCTTTTCAAGCACCGAAGTCATTGCCAAGAAATTTTGCAATTTTCCCTCGCACCCTTACCAAATCTCCCCTTCAAAAGGACAGCTCTGATGTTCTTTTTGAAATTGGAGAAGGTCCTTTTGAATCTGAGACCTTTGGAAGGATTCGGTCATGTTCATTGGACTCTTGCCGATCATTTTCATCCATGTCTCGATTGGCTGGCCAGAACTTGAAAGCAAGTTCTCTGAATTTTTCCTTGCATAACATAACTACCCAAGTTGATTGCCCTCCCCAATTACTTGGAGGAAGCTCAAATACAAACAACTTTTCGAACACAAATTTGACTTATACCCCGATGTCGGCTAGCTCTGGCAATGGATTTATCAGTTCTCTCTCTGCAAGTGAGATTGAGCTTTCTGAGGATTACACATGTGTAATTTCACATGGTCCCAACCCCAAAACAACTCATATCTATGGTGGCTGCATTTTGGAATGTCACTCTAATGACTTTAGTAATTTTGGCAAGAACAAAGAGAAGGAGATTGGATTGGCCCAGGCTGCTACTTGCTCAAAGATTCCAAGTTCATTTCCCTCTGAAGATTTCTTGAGCTTCTGTTACTATTGCAACAAGAAACTGGACGAGGGAAAAGATATTTACATATACAG AGGCGAGAAAGCATTTTGCAGTTTGAGTTGCCGTTCAGAGGAGATTATGATCGATGAGGAGTTGGAGAATACCACCAGTAAATCTGCCGTGGATGTTCCCACATCAAGCAGCTGGAAGGGACTTTTCGAAACTGGGCACCATTGA
- the LOC7458989 gene encoding FCS-Like Zinc finger 10 isoform X2 yields the protein MLRKRTRSLKKDQQTGQLTMSDSGSESYFQPDNNMGHSHKANSFFTVPGLFVGLSHKGLSDCDSVRSPTSPLDSRMFSNIGNPHKSLRSSHGGQQKSWDCNKVGLSILDSLDDDDDDDDGKGYGKVLQSSESKNILFGPRVRSKTANFQSHTDPFQAPKSLPRNFAIFPRTLTKSPLQKDSSDVLFEIGEGPFESETFGRIRSCSLDSCRSFSSMSRLAGQNLKASSLNFSLHNITTQVDCPPQLLGGSSNTNNFSNTNLTYTPMSASSGNGFISSLSASEIELSEDYTCVISHGPNPKTTHIYGGCILECHSNDFSNFGKNKEKEIGLAQAATCSKIPSSFPSEDFLSFCYYCNKKLDEGKDIYIYRGEKAFCSLSCRSEEIMIDEELENTTSKSAVDVPTSSSWKGLFETGHH from the exons ATGTTGAGGAAGAGAACCAGGTCACTCAAGAAAGATCAACAAACGGGTCAGTTGACAATGTCTGATTCTGGTTCTGAGTCATATTTCCAACCTGATAATAACATGGGGCACAGTCACAAAGCTAACTCCTTTTTCACTGTCCCTGGCTTGTTTGTTGGGTTAAGCCATAAGGGCTTATCAGATTGTGATTCTGTTAGGAGCCCTACATCTCCCTTGGATAGTAGGATGTTTTCGAACATAGGAAACCCCCATAAGTCCTTAAGGTCATCCCATGGTGGGCAACAGAAGAGCTGGGATTGTAACAAAGTAGGTTTGAGCATTTTAGATTCACttgatgacgacgacgacgacgacgatggGAAAGGATATGGCAAAGTTCTCCAATCATCAGAGAGTAAGAACATTCTTTTTGGACCCCGAGTGCGAAGTAAAACCGCTAATTTTCAATCCCATACCGATCCTTTTCAAGCACCGAAGTCATTGCCAAGAAATTTTGCAATTTTCCCTCGCACCCTTACCAAATCTCCCCTTCAAAAGGACAGCTCTGATGTTCTTTTTGAAATTGGAGAAGGTCCTTTTGAATCTGAGACCTTTGGAAGGATTCGGTCATGTTCATTGGACTCTTGCCGATCATTTTCATCCATGTCTCGATTGGCTGGCCAGAACTTGAAAGCAAGTTCTCTGAATTTTTCCTTGCATAACATAACTACCCAAGTTGATTGCCCTCCCCAATTACTTGGAGGAAGCTCAAATACAAACAACTTTTCGAACACAAATTTGACTTATACCCCGATGTCGGCTAGCTCTGGCAATGGATTTATCAGTTCTCTCTCTGCAAGTGAGATTGAGCTTTCTGAGGATTACACATGTGTAATTTCACATGGTCCCAACCCCAAAACAACTCATATCTATGGTGGCTGCATTTTGGAATGTCACTCTAATGACTTTAGTAATTTTGGCAAGAACAAAGAGAAGGAGATTGGATTGGCCCAGGCTGCTACTTGCTCAAAGATTCCAAGTTCATTTCCCTCTGAAGATTTCTTGAGCTTCTGTTACTATTGCAACAAGAAACTGGACGAGGGAAAAGATATTTACATATACAG AGGCGAGAAAGCATTTTGCAGTTTGAGTTGCCGTTCAGAGGAGATTATGATCGATGAGGAGTTGGAGAATACCACCAGTAAATCTGCCGTGGATGTTCCCACATCAAGCAGCTGGAAGGGACTTTTCGAAACTGGGCACCATTGA
- the LOC7458989 gene encoding FCS-Like Zinc finger 10 isoform X3 has translation MLCDLQDNGNFGFSKKGFVAMLRKRTRSLKKDQQTGQLTMSDSGSESYFQPDNNMGHSHKANSFFTVPGLFVGLSHKGLSDCDSVRSPTSPLDSRMFSNIGNPHKSLRSSHGGQQKSWDCNKVGLSILDSLDDDDDDDDGKGYGKVLQSSESKNILFGPRVRSKTANFQSHTDPFQAPKSLPRNFAIFPRTLTKSPLQKDSSDVLFEIGEGPFESETFGRIRSCSLDSCRSFSSMSRLAGQNLKASSLNFSLHNITTQVDCPPQLLGGSSNTNNFSNTNLTYTPMSASSGNGFISSLSASEIELSEDYTCVISHGPNPKTTHIYGGCILECHSNDFSNFGKNKEKEIGLAQAATCSKIPSSFPSEDFLSFCYYCNKKLDEGKDIYIYRLN, from the exons ATGTTGTGTGATCTTCAAG ATAACGGGAATTTTGGTTTTTCCAAGAAGGGTTTTGTGGCAATGTTGAGGAAGAGAACCAGGTCACTCAAGAAAGATCAACAAACGGGTCAGTTGACAATGTCTGATTCTGGTTCTGAGTCATATTTCCAACCTGATAATAACATGGGGCACAGTCACAAAGCTAACTCCTTTTTCACTGTCCCTGGCTTGTTTGTTGGGTTAAGCCATAAGGGCTTATCAGATTGTGATTCTGTTAGGAGCCCTACATCTCCCTTGGATAGTAGGATGTTTTCGAACATAGGAAACCCCCATAAGTCCTTAAGGTCATCCCATGGTGGGCAACAGAAGAGCTGGGATTGTAACAAAGTAGGTTTGAGCATTTTAGATTCACttgatgacgacgacgacgacgacgatggGAAAGGATATGGCAAAGTTCTCCAATCATCAGAGAGTAAGAACATTCTTTTTGGACCCCGAGTGCGAAGTAAAACCGCTAATTTTCAATCCCATACCGATCCTTTTCAAGCACCGAAGTCATTGCCAAGAAATTTTGCAATTTTCCCTCGCACCCTTACCAAATCTCCCCTTCAAAAGGACAGCTCTGATGTTCTTTTTGAAATTGGAGAAGGTCCTTTTGAATCTGAGACCTTTGGAAGGATTCGGTCATGTTCATTGGACTCTTGCCGATCATTTTCATCCATGTCTCGATTGGCTGGCCAGAACTTGAAAGCAAGTTCTCTGAATTTTTCCTTGCATAACATAACTACCCAAGTTGATTGCCCTCCCCAATTACTTGGAGGAAGCTCAAATACAAACAACTTTTCGAACACAAATTTGACTTATACCCCGATGTCGGCTAGCTCTGGCAATGGATTTATCAGTTCTCTCTCTGCAAGTGAGATTGAGCTTTCTGAGGATTACACATGTGTAATTTCACATGGTCCCAACCCCAAAACAACTCATATCTATGGTGGCTGCATTTTGGAATGTCACTCTAATGACTTTAGTAATTTTGGCAAGAACAAAGAGAAGGAGATTGGATTGGCCCAGGCTGCTACTTGCTCAAAGATTCCAAGTTCATTTCCCTCTGAAGATTTCTTGAGCTTCTGTTACTATTGCAACAAGAAACTGGACGAGGGAAAAGATATTTACATATACAG GTTGAATTGA
- the LOC7458989 gene encoding FCS-Like Zinc finger 10 isoform X4 — translation MLRKRTRSLKKDQQTGQLTMSDSGSESYFQPDNNMGHSHKANSFFTVPGLFVGLSHKGLSDCDSVRSPTSPLDSRMFSNIGNPHKSLRSSHGGQQKSWDCNKVGLSILDSLDDDDDDDDGKGYGKVLQSSESKNILFGPRVRSKTANFQSHTDPFQAPKSLPRNFAIFPRTLTKSPLQKDSSDVLFEIGEGPFESETFGRIRSCSLDSCRSFSSMSRLAGQNLKASSLNFSLHNITTQVDCPPQLLGGSSNTNNFSNTNLTYTPMSASSGNGFISSLSASEIELSEDYTCVISHGPNPKTTHIYGGCILECHSNDFSNFGKNKEKEIGLAQAATCSKIPSSFPSEDFLSFCYYCNKKLDEGKDIYIYRLN, via the exons ATGTTGAGGAAGAGAACCAGGTCACTCAAGAAAGATCAACAAACGGGTCAGTTGACAATGTCTGATTCTGGTTCTGAGTCATATTTCCAACCTGATAATAACATGGGGCACAGTCACAAAGCTAACTCCTTTTTCACTGTCCCTGGCTTGTTTGTTGGGTTAAGCCATAAGGGCTTATCAGATTGTGATTCTGTTAGGAGCCCTACATCTCCCTTGGATAGTAGGATGTTTTCGAACATAGGAAACCCCCATAAGTCCTTAAGGTCATCCCATGGTGGGCAACAGAAGAGCTGGGATTGTAACAAAGTAGGTTTGAGCATTTTAGATTCACttgatgacgacgacgacgacgacgatggGAAAGGATATGGCAAAGTTCTCCAATCATCAGAGAGTAAGAACATTCTTTTTGGACCCCGAGTGCGAAGTAAAACCGCTAATTTTCAATCCCATACCGATCCTTTTCAAGCACCGAAGTCATTGCCAAGAAATTTTGCAATTTTCCCTCGCACCCTTACCAAATCTCCCCTTCAAAAGGACAGCTCTGATGTTCTTTTTGAAATTGGAGAAGGTCCTTTTGAATCTGAGACCTTTGGAAGGATTCGGTCATGTTCATTGGACTCTTGCCGATCATTTTCATCCATGTCTCGATTGGCTGGCCAGAACTTGAAAGCAAGTTCTCTGAATTTTTCCTTGCATAACATAACTACCCAAGTTGATTGCCCTCCCCAATTACTTGGAGGAAGCTCAAATACAAACAACTTTTCGAACACAAATTTGACTTATACCCCGATGTCGGCTAGCTCTGGCAATGGATTTATCAGTTCTCTCTCTGCAAGTGAGATTGAGCTTTCTGAGGATTACACATGTGTAATTTCACATGGTCCCAACCCCAAAACAACTCATATCTATGGTGGCTGCATTTTGGAATGTCACTCTAATGACTTTAGTAATTTTGGCAAGAACAAAGAGAAGGAGATTGGATTGGCCCAGGCTGCTACTTGCTCAAAGATTCCAAGTTCATTTCCCTCTGAAGATTTCTTGAGCTTCTGTTACTATTGCAACAAGAAACTGGACGAGGGAAAAGATATTTACATATACAG GTTGAATTGA